A window of the Electrophorus electricus isolate fEleEle1 chromosome 11, fEleEle1.pri, whole genome shotgun sequence genome harbors these coding sequences:
- the sdhaf4 gene encoding succinate dehydrogenase assembly factor 4, mitochondrial gives MSPLRLWSLNAGYFLNKGLLLKSACAACSRTAGYSAGGQAKDKAPLRKAKTPQGKFDMDEQDSKTNDVFEKFPNDVNPYTKEMGGPRGPEPTRYGDWERKGRCIDF, from the exons ATGTCCCCTTTACGTCTTTGGAGTCTTAACGCCGGATATTTTCTAAACAAGGGATTATTGCTAAAGTCGGCATGTGCAG CATGCTCCAGGACTGCAGGATACTCGGCAGGAGGGCAGGCGAAGGATAAGGCACCACTTCGGAAGGCAAAAACGCCCCAGGGAAAGTTCGATATGGACGAGCAGGACTCCAAGACTAACGACGTCTTTGAAA AGTTCCCGAACGATGTGAATCCATACACAAAAGAGATGGGTGGTCCCAGAGGTCCTGAGCCAACACGGTATGGTGACTGGGAGAGAAAGGGACGTTGTATTGACTTTTAG